A stretch of DNA from Mycobacterium senriense:
CCCTCGGCCGACTCCCCGGTCGGCCGCAGGCCGCCGCGCTCGGCCCGCTCATCGGATGGGCCCTTCTCGTCCTTGGCCTCCCAATGGTCGCCGACCTTTTCGAAACTGTGCTTGACGGCGGCGTACGCCACCCGGTGGGCGCGCTCCTCGCTGCCGTACTCTTCGGCGGCGGCGTCGTGCGCTTTCGCGAACGTGCGTTGGGCCTTGGCGCTGGAACGTTGCAGAGTGCTGGGCAATTCGCTCTTCTTCGCCGCGCCGCCTTTCGTCGTCTTCGGCATCGAACCTCCTCGTGTGCCGCAAACGCGGCGGGTAACCGGTCGGTTACCCCGTCGCGGCGCGGACAATCGTCTGAACGATGTGCGCAACGGCCCGGCGGAAATATGTCAATATCGTTGACATGATTCAGGCCGACGATGCTCCGCTGGGTTACCTGCTCTATCGGGTGGGGGCGGTGCTGCGCCCGGAAGT
This window harbors:
- a CDS encoding ChaB family protein, with the translated sequence MPKTTKGGAAKKSELPSTLQRSSAKAQRTFAKAHDAAAEEYGSEERAHRVAYAAVKHSFEKVGDHWEAKDEKGPSDERAERGGLRPTGESAEGVDANASKKHLLDLARRLDIAGRSTMNKAELVDAIKKHNRRVRGR